The Cylindrospermopsis curvispora GIHE-G1 genome contains a region encoding:
- a CDS encoding pentapeptide repeat-containing protein: MDNQSSPSPQPRKTKSLPLPARRLLAWLAEITLVTASGVIPFSIGAYINSQTDLQRTPLNPVLAGIERAIAQPLALPVNYGIRNVASPTNFLWTIGLLTPITIGGWQLYLLATTGSTLVKKKLGIKVVNKEGKPPGFKAIIIREGIGRWGVPVSMAYVLWRYSFAFPNLELFTFLVLVMVIAEGMGINSRKRAIHDQLADTYTLDINIAITGKQLTESSPSHPIANFTFNFPPNLTLIVVGATGIIALLSTLVGTQIYIQNQANERQTQLVNNQNFLELNKQINPQSGTGIEERQRAILAMGGVNDLQSIKYLVDLLTKETDPSILNTIQQALSNIGITSLPELKRVNQFIGKEIKSGAISSSMGEQLLNINQQTINKILAVYSGKTHNLDLTEIQLGPQNAEENSQSPLILENVDLSGVILKSANLNQASFKGSRFRSVGEDGRWDTYDDIIADLSKAQLKRSNLSNANLSRVLMSRVDLSRSVLNRANLANSKLIGANLSSAQLVGSDLQQATLQDAILTGADISGAQLQEADLYAAQLARVSAIGSQLSHSNLTKTNWQGADLSESYLNHANLNSANFSAANLSGAILRYANMTNANLRNADISRTDLRGANLEGTDFQGAILFPGKQDPKDRFVETSDLGSQAAIVQGVDFSNAKNLDVQQLAFICTNGGIHSRCP, from the coding sequence ATGGATAATCAATCTAGTCCGTCTCCCCAACCACGAAAAACCAAATCCCTACCCCTACCAGCAAGACGCTTGCTCGCTTGGTTAGCAGAAATAACCTTAGTGACAGCTAGTGGGGTTATTCCCTTTAGTATTGGGGCTTATATTAATTCCCAAACCGATTTACAAAGAACACCTTTAAATCCAGTTTTAGCAGGAATAGAAAGAGCGATCGCACAGCCATTAGCCCTACCAGTTAATTATGGTATTCGCAATGTAGCCAGTCCCACCAATTTTTTATGGACTATAGGTTTGTTAACACCTATTACTATTGGAGGTTGGCAATTATACTTATTAGCTACAACAGGTAGCACCCTTGTCAAAAAGAAATTAGGAATCAAGGTAGTTAACAAAGAAGGAAAACCCCCCGGTTTTAAAGCCATTATCATTCGTGAAGGAATAGGACGTTGGGGTGTTCCAGTGAGTATGGCTTATGTATTGTGGCGTTATAGTTTTGCCTTTCCTAACCTGGAACTATTTACATTTTTGGTTCTGGTAATGGTAATAGCAGAAGGCATGGGTATTAATTCTCGCAAACGTGCCATCCATGATCAGTTAGCTGATACATACACCCTAGATATTAATATAGCAATCACTGGTAAACAACTAACAGAAAGTTCCCCATCTCACCCCATTGCCAATTTTACCTTTAACTTTCCCCCCAATCTGACCCTGATTGTAGTAGGTGCAACGGGTATAATAGCCCTATTGTCAACCCTGGTGGGTACACAAATATATATTCAAAACCAGGCCAATGAAAGACAAACCCAGCTGGTAAACAATCAAAACTTCCTAGAACTGAACAAACAAATTAACCCCCAGTCTGGTACTGGCATTGAGGAACGCCAACGGGCAATTCTTGCCATGGGTGGAGTTAATGATCTCCAGTCAATCAAGTATCTAGTGGATTTACTGACTAAAGAAACTGATCCCAGCATATTGAATACTATCCAACAAGCATTATCTAATATAGGAATCACATCCCTACCGGAACTAAAACGGGTCAACCAGTTCATTGGCAAAGAAATCAAATCCGGTGCTATTTCTAGTAGTATGGGGGAACAACTGTTAAACATCAACCAACAGACTATCAACAAAATATTAGCGGTTTATAGTGGCAAAACTCACAACTTGGATTTAACGGAAATTCAACTAGGTCCGCAAAATGCCGAAGAAAATTCCCAATCCCCATTAATCCTAGAAAATGTAGATTTATCTGGAGTTATACTCAAATCCGCCAATCTTAACCAAGCTAGTTTTAAAGGTAGTCGTTTTCGTAGTGTGGGAGAAGATGGTCGTTGGGACACCTACGATGATATTATAGCCGACTTGAGTAAAGCCCAACTAAAAAGATCCAATCTATCTAACGCCAATCTCAGTCGGGTTTTAATGAGTCGTGTAGATCTAAGTCGTTCGGTGTTAAACAGGGCAAACCTAGCAAATAGCAAGTTGATAGGTGCTAACCTCAGCAGTGCCCAACTTGTAGGTTCGGATTTACAACAAGCGACCTTGCAAGATGCCATTTTGACCGGAGCGGATATCAGCGGTGCACAACTACAAGAAGCTGATTTATATGCTGCTCAATTGGCTCGAGTTTCTGCTATAGGGTCCCAACTTTCCCATAGCAACTTAACTAAAACTAATTGGCAAGGTGCAGACCTCTCCGAATCTTATTTAAATCATGCCAACTTAAACAGTGCCAATTTCAGTGCTGCCAATCTCTCTGGTGCTATTTTGCGTTATGCTAACATGACTAACGCTAACCTACGCAATGCTGATATTAGTCGTACTGATTTAAGAGGAGCAAATTTGGAAGGTACGGATTTTCAGGGAGCGATCTTATTTCCTGGTAAACAGGATCCTAAAGATAGATTTGTAGAAACCTCCGACCTTGGTTCCCAAGCAGCTATTGTTCAGGGTGTAGATTTTAGCAATGCTAAAAACTTAGATGTGCAACAATTGGCCTTCATTTGCACCAATGGTGGAATTCATTCTCGTTGTCCATAA
- a CDS encoding cobalt-precorrin-6A reductase → MIRVLILGGTGDAIEITNKINHIPEIQAIASWAGRTRNPVMPPNVRIGGFGGVPGLVEYLREQKIDILIDATHPFADSISWNADRAAREVGIPRLLFHRPGWEKEAGDNWIEVGNHREAAAILHNQSMSHQVFKNQINPIKRVFLTIGRQEIAAFAHLERIWFLMRMIDPPAVDSKIPCGEILFNRGPFDLRDEREILTRYNIDAIVSKNSGGSATYPKIIAAREMGIPVVMVKRPPLPPGEQVTDVEAVINWLMANRRK, encoded by the coding sequence ATGATACGGGTTTTAATTCTTGGTGGTACCGGTGATGCCATAGAAATCACTAACAAAATAAATCACATTCCGGAAATACAGGCGATCGCATCGTGGGCGGGTCGAACCAGGAATCCGGTTATGCCCCCCAACGTGCGCATTGGCGGTTTTGGGGGTGTACCTGGGTTAGTAGAATATTTACGGGAACAAAAAATTGATATTTTAATTGATGCGACCCATCCGTTTGCGGATAGCATATCTTGGAATGCGGACAGAGCAGCTAGAGAGGTAGGGATTCCCCGATTATTATTTCATCGTCCAGGTTGGGAAAAAGAAGCGGGGGATAATTGGATTGAAGTAGGGAACCATAGGGAAGCTGCGGCCATTTTGCATAACCAGAGTATGAGTCACCAAGTTTTTAAAAACCAAATCAACCCAATCAAAAGAGTTTTTTTAACCATAGGTAGACAAGAAATAGCAGCTTTTGCCCACCTAGAGAGAATATGGTTTTTAATGCGAATGATTGATCCTCCTGCGGTAGATAGCAAGATTCCTTGTGGAGAGATATTATTCAACAGAGGACCCTTTGATTTGAGAGACGAAAGAGAAATTTTAACCCGATATAATATAGATGCGATCGTCAGTAAAAACAGTGGGGGGAGTGCCACCTACCCTAAAATCATAGCAGCAAGGGAGATGGGTATACCAGTGGTGATGGTAAAGCGTCCACCTTTACCACCTGGAGAACAGGTAACAGATGTGGAAGCTGTGATCAATTGGCTAATGGCTAATAGAAGGAAATAA
- a CDS encoding amino acid permease: MPEKNFPDQSTRLFSHLKFDREQLNHQPGSLLGSTALITGTTIGAGILALPAVTLPSGVLPSNVAICLVWIYTLLSGLLIAEITVNVMGMEGIAHIGFLAIVEKKLGNLGARIAGATYLFEHYAILVAYISRGGDILISTFAKIGNLDQDLPHWLGTTTFTILFGGMLYWGKEKFLEKLNNVLVGIVIVSFMGILFLGVGHVKSSLFLFQNWPAVGGAISVICVTLFYQNVVPLVVSQLEGDISKIRKSIIIGSGIPMILFLAWNTVILGSVNFQSWQINQPNGSIFDPLEVLQSGEAGEVLAIILTVFSEFAIVTSFIGFVYGLIDFFQDIYRLKQVEISRLPIFSLVLLPPLSLGTINPYIFFIAIEYSGILTISILGAIIPAIISWQEREKLTNGIYQSLIPGGKITLAMMIIIAVTLMTKQITEIISLIQINIPTLFPSISH; this comes from the coding sequence ATGCCAGAAAAAAATTTCCCAGACCAAAGCACCCGATTGTTTTCTCACCTCAAATTTGATCGAGAGCAGTTAAATCATCAACCGGGTAGCCTTTTAGGTAGCACAGCTTTAATTACTGGAACTACCATTGGTGCTGGTATTCTTGCCCTACCTGCAGTTACCCTACCATCGGGTGTATTGCCTTCTAATGTTGCTATTTGTCTAGTTTGGATCTATACCCTATTATCAGGGTTACTAATTGCAGAAATTACTGTAAATGTGATGGGTATGGAGGGAATTGCCCACATCGGTTTTTTGGCAATTGTGGAAAAAAAATTGGGCAACCTAGGAGCAAGAATTGCAGGTGCTACTTATTTATTTGAGCACTATGCTATTTTGGTAGCATATATTAGTCGAGGTGGAGATATCCTGATCTCTACCTTTGCCAAAATAGGCAATTTAGATCAGGATTTACCCCATTGGTTAGGTACAACAACTTTTACCATATTATTTGGAGGGATGTTGTATTGGGGGAAAGAGAAATTTTTGGAAAAATTAAATAATGTGTTGGTAGGAATTGTGATTGTTTCCTTTATGGGAATATTATTTTTGGGAGTTGGTCACGTAAAAAGTTCCCTATTCCTATTCCAAAATTGGCCTGCTGTGGGTGGTGCTATTTCAGTTATTTGTGTGACCCTTTTTTATCAGAATGTTGTTCCTTTGGTGGTAAGCCAACTGGAAGGAGATATCTCCAAAATTAGAAAATCTATTATCATTGGTTCCGGTATTCCCATGATTCTATTTCTTGCCTGGAATACTGTTATTTTAGGCAGTGTAAATTTTCAATCTTGGCAAATCAACCAACCTAATGGTTCTATTTTCGACCCCTTAGAGGTTTTACAATCAGGAGAAGCAGGAGAGGTCTTAGCTATAATATTAACTGTCTTCTCCGAATTTGCCATTGTCACATCCTTTATTGGTTTTGTCTATGGATTGATTGATTTCTTTCAGGATATTTATCGTCTTAAACAGGTGGAAATTTCCCGGTTACCCATTTTCTCTCTGGTGCTGCTTCCACCTCTGAGTTTGGGTACAATCAACCCCTACATCTTTTTTATAGCTATAGAATATAGTGGTATCCTCACTATTTCAATTTTGGGTGCTATTATTCCCGCAATTATTAGTTGGCAAGAACGGGAAAAGTTAACAAATGGGATTTATCAGTCCCTAATTCCCGGTGGGAAAATCACATTGGCTATGATGATCATCATAGCAGTAACTCTAATGACAAAACAAATTACAGAAATTATTTCTCTAATCCAAATAAATATCCCTACCTTATTTCCTTCTATTAGCCATTAG
- a CDS encoding hybrid sensor histidine kinase/response regulator has protein sequence MSVSKSDQVARILVVDDIRDNLILVQTLLESEGYAIDSVSDGATALQKTVQSPPDLILLDVMMPEMDGYEVTRTIRSYTNIDYVPILLITAFDQSSVVEGLDAGADDFIRKPFDTNELLARVRCLLRLKHSIDEQQKMSRQREDFVSRLTHDLRTPLLAADRMLDLFQKETFGQIPPEMKQAIAMMIRSNQNLLEMVNNLLEVYRFDADKKFLNVQECDLHEIAQEVVNELTPLAMEKNLTLKLETRLEEQNLVLGDRLELGRVLNNLIGNAIKFTDHGTVEVRIFEKSRHKNMAQVIIQISDTGYGIAPEDQTIIFERFRQGKNKRSGSGLGLHLSQRIIEAHGGKIELYSQLGKGSTFTIKLPKVVL, from the coding sequence ATGTCAGTTAGCAAGAGTGATCAAGTTGCGCGTATTCTTGTGGTCGATGATATAAGAGATAATTTAATTTTAGTCCAAACCCTATTAGAGAGTGAAGGGTATGCAATTGATTCAGTTTCTGATGGAGCAACAGCTTTACAAAAAACTGTCCAATCACCTCCAGACCTAATTCTTTTGGATGTAATGATGCCAGAAATGGATGGTTATGAAGTAACCCGCACAATTCGTAGCTATACTAATATTGACTACGTTCCTATTTTACTGATCACAGCTTTTGATCAATCTAGTGTGGTGGAAGGATTAGATGCGGGTGCAGATGATTTTATTCGTAAACCATTTGATACCAATGAGTTATTGGCAAGAGTCCGCTGCTTACTGAGACTGAAACACAGCATTGATGAACAACAAAAAATGAGCCGACAACGAGAAGATTTTGTCTCGCGACTAACTCACGATTTGCGCACTCCTTTATTAGCAGCAGATCGTATGTTAGACCTGTTTCAAAAGGAGACCTTTGGTCAAATTCCTCCTGAAATGAAACAAGCGATCGCCATGATGATTCGCAGTAACCAGAACCTGCTAGAAATGGTAAATAATCTTCTAGAGGTGTATCGGTTTGATGCTGATAAGAAGTTTTTAAATGTGCAAGAATGTGATCTGCATGAAATAGCCCAGGAAGTAGTTAATGAATTAACTCCATTGGCTATGGAAAAAAACCTAACTCTGAAATTAGAAACCCGTTTAGAAGAACAAAACCTGGTTTTAGGGGATAGACTAGAATTAGGTCGGGTTCTCAACAATTTAATTGGCAATGCCATCAAATTTACTGATCACGGGACTGTGGAAGTAAGGATTTTTGAAAAATCCCGCCACAAAAATATGGCACAGGTTATTATTCAGATATCGGACACTGGCTATGGTATTGCACCGGAAGATCAAACTATTATTTTTGAGAGATTTCGTCAAGGCAAAAACAAAAGATCTGGTAGTGGTTTAGGACTGCATCTTTCCCAACGGATTATTGAAGCACATGGGGGTAAAATAGAGCTATATTCACAATTGGGTAAAGGTAGTACATTCACTATCAAACTACCAAAGGTAGTTTTGTAG
- a CDS encoding ATP-binding response regulator, which translates to MEERLKILVVDEDHLARKVFRLVVNETRLSLELWEISDSKNVFCVLESAKFDCIFLGSPLVDRTLNLIDKLHSSQNKVPLVILTSPGEEKTALNLLHNGATDYLNKSSLTPEVLSITLRNAIRLHQSEIKAQLAYGQLKESHEKLIRSNEELERQRQQIQLQNLKLLEVSRLKSQFLSTISHELRTPMNAIIGFAQILLRPKFSQLSSVQTDILKRILNNAKDLSMLLNEVLDFSKIDSGGLALKPEIFDLSKMVNHTVGEIRSLVEAKKLSLSVEIDLENTLVFNDPIRVRQILINLLSNAIKFTESGCVWVRVTELSKSRIAISIRDTGIGISSQDCEHIFEAFRQVDQGMSRKYPGTGLGLAIIDSLVKIMGGKIILESQLAVGSLFRVELPRQVSVNLLSEEKLGYLEKKGHSMSVPEKWRARY; encoded by the coding sequence ATGGAAGAGAGGCTGAAAATTTTGGTTGTGGATGAGGATCACTTAGCACGTAAGGTATTTCGTTTGGTAGTAAACGAAACCAGGTTATCCTTGGAATTATGGGAGATCAGTGACAGCAAGAATGTTTTTTGTGTCCTAGAAAGTGCTAAATTCGATTGTATTTTTCTTGGTTCTCCTTTGGTGGATCGAACTTTGAACCTAATTGACAAATTACATTCCTCCCAGAATAAAGTCCCCCTGGTGATTCTCACAAGTCCAGGAGAAGAGAAAACCGCTCTCAATTTATTACATAACGGTGCTACAGACTATTTGAATAAATCCAGTCTCACTCCAGAAGTTTTATCTATAACATTGCGAAATGCAATTCGCTTACACCAGTCCGAGATTAAAGCCCAGTTAGCCTATGGGCAGCTTAAAGAAAGCCATGAAAAGTTAATTCGTAGTAATGAGGAATTAGAGAGACAACGACAACAAATTCAATTACAGAATTTAAAACTCTTAGAAGTATCAAGATTGAAATCACAATTTTTGTCAACCATATCTCATGAGTTGCGAACTCCCATGAATGCCATAATTGGGTTTGCCCAAATTCTACTGCGTCCTAAATTTAGTCAGCTAAGTAGTGTACAGACAGATATTTTAAAACGCATTCTGAATAATGCCAAGGATTTGTCGATGTTACTGAATGAAGTTTTAGACTTTTCTAAGATTGATTCTGGTGGACTAGCATTAAAACCAGAAATTTTCGATCTATCTAAGATGGTTAATCATACTGTGGGTGAAATCCGCTCTTTAGTGGAAGCCAAGAAATTATCTTTATCTGTAGAAATAGATTTGGAAAATACTCTTGTGTTTAATGATCCTATCAGAGTGCGTCAGATTTTAATTAACTTGCTTTCAAATGCCATTAAGTTTACAGAGAGCGGGTGTGTTTGGGTTAGAGTTACCGAACTCAGTAAAAGTCGCATAGCTATTTCTATTAGGGATACTGGAATTGGTATTTCCAGTCAAGATTGTGAACATATTTTTGAAGCATTTAGACAAGTAGATCAAGGTATGAGTCGTAAGTATCCAGGGACTGGACTGGGTTTAGCAATTATTGATTCATTAGTGAAAATCATGGGAGGAAAAATAATATTGGAAAGTCAATTAGCAGTAGGTTCACTATTTAGAGTTGAATTACCAAGACAAGTTAGTGTAAATTTACTTAGTGAAGAAAAACTGGGCTATTTGGAGAAAAAAGGTCACAGCATGTCAGTTCCAGAAAAATGGAGGGCCAGATATTAG
- a CDS encoding response regulator produces MSEISIILIEDHDLTRMGLKTVIQSHPGLKVIGEAANATQGLKLLETTKPDVAVVDIGLPDMDGIELTRKFKRHQGENGQDNTKILVLTMDSTEESVLAAFAAGADSYYMKETSINKLTEAINATYAGNSWIDPAIASVVLRKMRVQSPGEAGSTDKPKMVKIEGLAIEYEQVLESSPLTQRELEILELIVDGCSNGQIAEKLYITVGTVKTHVRNILNKLCADDRTQAAVRALRSGLVG; encoded by the coding sequence ATGAGTGAAATTAGCATTATTTTAATAGAAGACCATGATTTAACTAGAATGGGTTTAAAGACTGTCATCCAGTCCCACCCGGGGTTGAAGGTAATCGGTGAAGCAGCAAATGCAACTCAGGGACTAAAACTTTTAGAAACTACTAAACCCGATGTGGCAGTGGTCGATATCGGTTTACCTGATATGGATGGGATAGAATTAACTCGTAAGTTTAAGCGCCATCAGGGTGAAAACGGACAGGACAATACCAAAATTCTGGTTTTGACCATGGATAGTACGGAAGAATCAGTTCTAGCTGCTTTTGCAGCGGGGGCAGACTCCTATTACATGAAAGAGACCAGCATTAATAAATTAACAGAAGCTATAAATGCTACTTATGCGGGAAATTCTTGGATCGATCCAGCGATCGCTAGTGTAGTTTTAAGAAAAATGCGTGTCCAGTCACCGGGGGAAGCGGGGAGTACGGATAAGCCAAAAATGGTAAAAATAGAGGGTTTAGCCATAGAGTATGAACAGGTGTTAGAAAGCTCTCCCCTCACCCAACGGGAGTTAGAAATTTTGGAATTAATAGTGGATGGTTGTAGCAACGGACAAATAGCAGAGAAACTCTACATTACGGTGGGAACGGTAAAAACCCATGTTCGCAATATCTTGAATAAGCTCTGTGCGGATGATAGAACTCAAGCTGCTGTGCGGGCTCTACGTTCAGGATTGGTTGGGTGA
- a CDS encoding lipid-A-disaccharide synthase-related protein: protein MKHSSLPSNHSLKKSPNWQLLILSNGHGEDIIAGRIIEELRKLPSPPDIFALPIVGEGHTYQSLNIPRIGDVKTMPSGGFIYMDKSQLVQDIQSGLIQLTWKQLQAVRTWVKCQRKLGNHQGIVAVGDIIPLLFATISGANYAFVGTAKSEYYVRDKTSLLRRNSQKSWWENFSGSIYHPWERWLMSRRRCRAVFPRDTLTTEILRRWPIPAFDAGNPMMDGLEPSSNTPQFLDSNLQKSESYYPLIVTLLPGSRTGEAYNNWEMIMVAISGLMESFHGRKIIFLGAIAPGLDQAILSESLKIQGWENHHSSPIAIRDPHALVFKQRNAYLLLTQTAYNDCLHWAHLAIAMAGTATEQFVGLGKPVIAFPGKGPQYNPNFAEAQSRLLGVSLILVDHPREVPKTVSNLFQNPDFFQEIATNGWERMGKPGAARRIAECLEVRLGSPNQS from the coding sequence ATGAAACATTCATCGTTACCCTCAAACCATAGCCTGAAAAAAAGCCCCAATTGGCAGTTACTTATTTTAAGTAATGGTCACGGAGAGGATATAATTGCAGGAAGGATTATCGAGGAACTAAGAAAGCTCCCCTCACCTCCCGATATTTTTGCCTTACCAATAGTAGGAGAAGGTCATACATATCAAAGTTTAAATATACCCCGTATTGGTGATGTAAAAACCATGCCTTCAGGTGGTTTTATCTATATGGATAAAAGTCAACTAGTGCAGGATATCCAAAGTGGTCTAATTCAACTGACTTGGAAGCAACTTCAAGCAGTTCGTACCTGGGTAAAATGTCAAAGAAAATTGGGCAATCACCAAGGGATTGTGGCGGTGGGTGATATCATACCTCTATTATTTGCCACCATCAGCGGTGCTAATTATGCTTTTGTGGGAACTGCAAAATCAGAATATTATGTGCGGGATAAAACCAGTTTACTCAGGAGAAATTCCCAAAAATCTTGGTGGGAAAACTTCTCTGGTTCCATTTACCACCCCTGGGAAAGATGGTTGATGAGTCGTCGTCGCTGTCGTGCAGTGTTCCCTCGAGATACCCTAACAACGGAAATTTTAAGAAGGTGGCCTATCCCAGCTTTTGATGCAGGAAATCCCATGATGGATGGTTTGGAACCTTCTTCTAATACACCCCAATTTCTAGATTCTAATCTCCAAAAATCAGAAAGCTATTACCCCCTCATTGTTACTTTGCTCCCCGGTTCCCGCACTGGTGAAGCATATAATAATTGGGAAATGATTATGGTGGCTATATCCGGTTTAATGGAGAGTTTTCACGGGCGAAAAATTATTTTTCTCGGTGCGATCGCCCCCGGTTTAGACCAGGCAATTTTATCTGAAAGTTTAAAAATTCAAGGTTGGGAAAATCATCATTCATCCCCCATTGCTATTAGGGATCCTCATGCTCTAGTTTTTAAACAAAGAAATGCCTATTTACTACTAACACAAACAGCTTATAATGACTGTTTACACTGGGCACATTTAGCCATTGCTATGGCGGGTACCGCTACAGAGCAATTTGTAGGACTGGGAAAACCTGTAATTGCTTTTCCAGGTAAAGGTCCCCAATATAATCCCAATTTTGCTGAAGCTCAAAGTCGTCTTTTAGGAGTTTCTTTAATATTAGTAGATCACCCCAGAGAAGTTCCCAAAACTGTGTCAAATCTGTTCCAAAATCCTGACTTTTTCCAAGAAATTGCTACAAATGGATGGGAACGTATGGGGAAACCAGGAGCAGCAAGACGCATTGCTGAATGTTTAGAAGTGAGATTGGGTTCACCCAACCAATCCTGA